The Pseudomonas orientalis genome contains a region encoding:
- a CDS encoding nuclear transport factor 2 family protein, translated as MSDAHNALITEFYRAFQRLDAEAMAACYTDDVLFSDPAFGELRGRDAGDMWRMLTTRAKDFSLTFDSVRSDEAAGSAHWVATYLFSATGNTVVNDIQARFVFRDGKICEHHDSFDLWRWSRQALGAKGVLLGWTPLVKNAVRAQANKGLKAFQASR; from the coding sequence ATGAGTGATGCCCATAACGCCCTGATTACCGAGTTCTACCGCGCCTTCCAGCGCCTGGACGCCGAAGCCATGGCCGCCTGCTACACCGACGATGTGCTGTTCAGCGACCCGGCCTTCGGCGAACTGCGCGGGCGTGATGCCGGGGATATGTGGCGCATGCTCACCACCCGGGCCAAGGATTTTTCCCTGACCTTCGACAGCGTGCGCAGTGATGAGGCCGCCGGCAGTGCGCATTGGGTGGCGACGTACCTGTTCAGCGCGACCGGCAATACGGTGGTCAACGATATCCAGGCACGCTTTGTGTTTCGCGACGGCAAGATCTGTGAACACCACGACAGCTTCGACCTGTGGCGCTGGTCGCGGCAGGCGCTGGGCGCCAAGGGCGTGTTGCTGGGGTGGACGCCGCTGGTGAAGAACGCCGTGAGGGCCCAGGCGAATAAAGGGCTGAAGGCATTCCAGGCCAGTCGTTGA
- a CDS encoding GIY-YIG nuclease family protein, giving the protein MNTPEPKPWFVYLVRAANGSLYCGISNDPVRRFAMHQSGRGARFFLSSPAIALVYTEQCASKGEALRQERLIKKLKKSAKECLAASVHHAD; this is encoded by the coding sequence GTGAATACGCCTGAACCCAAACCCTGGTTCGTCTACCTGGTACGCGCCGCCAATGGCTCGCTGTATTGCGGCATCAGCAATGACCCGGTGCGCCGCTTTGCCATGCACCAGAGCGGCAGGGGCGCACGGTTTTTCCTCTCCAGCCCCGCCATTGCGCTGGTGTACACCGAGCAATGCGCGAGCAAGGGTGAGGCGCTGCGCCAGGAGCGCTTGATCAAGAAATTGAAGAAGAGCGCCAAGGAGTGCCTGGCGGCGAGTGTTCATCACGCTGACTGA
- a CDS encoding glutathione S-transferase family protein yields the protein MSELILHHYPTSPFAEKARLLLGFKGLSWHSVHISPVMPKPDLTALTGGYRKTPVLQIGADIYCDTALIARRLEQEKSSPALFPLGQEMITQTFATWADSVVFAHAVSLVFQPESVAVRFGKLPPEAIKAFIADRAALFSGGTASKLPAELAKHQWPAIMARLEQQLQREPGDFLFGAPSIADFALAHSLWFLKATPVTSPLVDAYPAVLAWLGRVLGFGHGTASQMSAERALEVARNATPAALPDEVFEDLNGFKAGQQVTIAAIDYGVDPVAGELLFAGREELILRRTDERAGTVHVHFPRFGFRIQAQ from the coding sequence ATGTCTGAGCTCATCCTGCACCATTACCCGACCTCACCCTTCGCGGAAAAAGCGCGGCTGTTGCTGGGCTTCAAAGGCTTGTCCTGGCATTCCGTACACATCTCGCCGGTGATGCCCAAGCCCGATCTGACGGCCTTGACCGGCGGTTACCGCAAAACCCCGGTGCTGCAAATCGGTGCGGATATCTATTGCGACACCGCCCTGATCGCTCGCCGACTGGAGCAGGAAAAGTCCTCGCCAGCCTTGTTTCCGTTGGGCCAGGAAATGATCACCCAGACCTTCGCCACTTGGGCCGACAGCGTGGTGTTCGCCCACGCCGTCAGCCTGGTGTTCCAGCCCGAGTCGGTGGCGGTGCGTTTTGGCAAATTACCGCCGGAGGCCATCAAGGCCTTCATCGCCGACCGCGCCGCACTGTTCAGTGGCGGCACGGCGAGCAAGCTTCCGGCTGAGTTGGCCAAGCATCAGTGGCCGGCGATCATGGCGCGGTTGGAGCAACAGTTGCAGCGCGAGCCGGGGGACTTCCTGTTCGGCGCGCCGTCGATTGCCGACTTTGCCTTGGCCCACTCGCTGTGGTTCCTCAAGGCCACTCCCGTGACTTCGCCGTTGGTGGACGCTTATCCGGCGGTGCTGGCATGGCTGGGGCGCGTGCTGGGCTTCGGCCACGGCACCGCAAGCCAGATGAGCGCTGAGCGGGCGCTGGAGGTTGCCCGCAACGCTACCCCGGCAGCGTTGCCCGATGAGGTTTTCGAGGATTTGAATGGCTTCAAGGCCGGCCAGCAGGTCACGATTGCCGCCATCGACTATGGCGTCGATCCGGTGGCCGGAGAACTGCTGTTTGCCGGGCGCGAAGAGCTGATCCTGCGCCGCACCGACGAACGCGCCGGCACCGTGCATGTACATTTCCCACGCTTTGGTTTTCGCATCCAGGCGCAATAA
- a CDS encoding TonB-dependent siderophore receptor — translation MKSTAGGWVKQWLGASVFTVTGLALLPLAVAQAQEQQRAQFTFALAAKPLPQALSDFSRVTGISVIYTDEAPYGLSAPAVSGQMSATQALQRLLGNSGFTFRQIDARTLALEPVPTDGAVNLGATTISGANLTQDSTSYQPPPTSSVMRSHGLLLETPQTVNVVPAQVLRDQQPRNLDDALGNISGITQSNTLGSTQDAVMLRGFGDNRNGSIMKDGMPVVQGRALNATAERVEVLKGPSSLLYGIQDPGGVVNIVSKKPELVQSTSLTARGSTFGSGKNGSGGGLDTTGPLGDSGLAYRLIVDHEDEDYWRNYGTHRETLLAPSLAWYGDTTQVVLAYEHREFLSPFDRGTAIDPKTNHPLNIPATRRLDEPFNNMEGRSDLYRLNVDHDLNDDWKAHFGYSWNRETYDASQVRVVKVNTNGTLTRSMDGTQGALTTDRFATASLEGKVNVAGMQHDLVFGLDDEYRKIYRADLIRQTPRGVFNYNDPVYGNEVAGSKVSAPDSNQTDLLRSDSLFFQDAIHLNDQWILVGGARYQMYDQYAGKGVPFTANTDGNGQKWVPRAGLVYRYTDELSFYGSYTESFKPNSTIAPLANKTVLDGSLDPEESKAWELGTKFDLPGRITASAALFTIDKRNVLVQVGDGLTSVYSVAGKVRSRGLEVDASGQLTDKWSLIGSYAYTDAEVTEDPSLKGNRLQNVAKNTGSLSAVYDFGSILGGDQLRVGAGARYVGERAGDAANSFELPSYTVADVFASYDTRLDGQKVKFQLNVKNLFDRTYYTSSVNTQFVSIGDARQVSVSSTLTF, via the coding sequence ATGAAATCAACGGCGGGCGGTTGGGTCAAACAGTGGCTGGGAGCCTCGGTATTCACGGTGACGGGGCTGGCATTGCTGCCCCTGGCCGTGGCGCAGGCGCAGGAGCAGCAACGCGCCCAGTTCACGTTTGCCCTGGCGGCCAAACCGCTGCCTCAGGCGCTGAGCGATTTCAGCCGGGTCACCGGGATCAGCGTGATTTACACCGATGAAGCGCCTTACGGCCTCAGCGCTCCGGCAGTCAGCGGACAGATGAGCGCGACCCAGGCCTTGCAACGCCTGCTGGGCAATTCCGGTTTCACCTTCCGCCAGATCGACGCCCGCACCCTGGCCCTGGAACCTGTGCCTACCGACGGCGCGGTCAATCTCGGCGCTACCACCATCAGCGGCGCCAACCTCACCCAGGACAGCACCAGTTACCAGCCGCCGCCGACCAGCTCGGTGATGCGTTCCCATGGCCTGCTGCTGGAAACCCCGCAGACCGTCAACGTGGTCCCGGCTCAAGTACTGCGCGATCAACAACCGCGCAATCTGGATGACGCGCTGGGCAATATCAGTGGTATCACCCAGTCCAACACCCTCGGCAGTACCCAGGACGCGGTGATGTTGCGAGGTTTTGGCGACAACCGTAACGGCTCGATCATGAAGGACGGCATGCCGGTGGTGCAGGGCCGTGCCTTGAACGCGACGGCCGAGCGTGTCGAAGTGCTCAAGGGGCCGTCGTCGTTGCTGTATGGCATCCAGGACCCCGGCGGCGTGGTCAATATCGTCAGCAAAAAGCCCGAACTGGTGCAGTCCACCTCCCTGACGGCGCGGGGCTCGACCTTTGGCAGCGGCAAGAACGGCAGCGGTGGCGGCCTGGACACCACCGGCCCCCTGGGTGACAGCGGCCTGGCCTATCGCCTGATCGTCGACCATGAAGATGAAGACTACTGGCGTAACTACGGTACCCACCGCGAGACGTTGCTGGCGCCGTCGCTGGCATGGTACGGCGACACCACCCAAGTGGTGCTGGCCTATGAGCACCGCGAATTTCTTTCGCCGTTCGACCGTGGCACCGCCATCGATCCCAAGACCAACCATCCGCTAAACATCCCCGCCACTCGCCGTCTGGATGAGCCGTTCAACAACATGGAAGGCCGCTCCGATCTGTATCGCCTCAACGTCGATCATGATCTCAACGACGATTGGAAAGCCCATTTTGGCTATAGCTGGAACCGCGAAACCTACGACGCCAGCCAGGTACGCGTGGTCAAGGTCAACACCAACGGCACCCTGACCCGCAGCATGGACGGCACCCAGGGCGCGCTGACCACCGACCGCTTCGCCACCGCCAGCCTTGAAGGCAAGGTGAATGTGGCAGGCATGCAGCACGACCTGGTGTTCGGCCTGGATGACGAGTACCGCAAAATCTACCGCGCCGACCTGATCCGCCAGACGCCGCGTGGCGTTTTCAACTACAACGACCCGGTGTATGGCAACGAAGTGGCAGGCTCCAAAGTCAGCGCGCCGGACAGCAACCAGACCGACCTGCTGCGTAGCGACTCGTTGTTCTTCCAGGACGCCATTCACCTGAACGATCAGTGGATCCTGGTCGGCGGCGCGCGCTACCAGATGTACGACCAATACGCCGGCAAAGGCGTGCCGTTCACCGCCAACACCGATGGCAACGGCCAGAAATGGGTGCCGCGTGCCGGGCTGGTGTATCGCTACACCGATGAGCTGTCGTTCTATGGCAGCTACACCGAGTCGTTCAAACCCAACTCCACCATTGCGCCGCTGGCCAACAAGACCGTACTGGATGGCAGCCTGGACCCTGAAGAATCCAAGGCCTGGGAGCTGGGCACCAAGTTCGACTTGCCGGGGCGTATCACCGCGAGCGCGGCGCTGTTCACCATCGATAAGCGCAATGTGCTGGTACAGGTGGGCGACGGCTTGACTTCGGTCTACAGTGTGGCGGGCAAGGTGCGCTCCCGTGGGCTGGAAGTGGATGCCAGCGGCCAGTTGACCGACAAGTGGAGCCTGATCGGCAGTTACGCCTACACCGATGCCGAGGTCACCGAAGACCCGAGCCTTAAAGGCAATCGCTTGCAGAACGTGGCGAAAAACACCGGCTCGCTGTCGGCGGTGTATGACTTCGGCAGTATCCTGGGCGGTGATCAACTGCGCGTCGGTGCCGGCGCGCGTTATGTCGGTGAACGGGCAGGGGATGCGGCCAACAGTTTCGAACTGCCGAGTTATACCGTGGCCGATGTGTTCGCCAGTTATGACACCCGGCTCGACGGGCAGAAGGTTAAGTTCCAGCTCAATGTGAAGAACCTGTTTGACCGCACCTACTACACCTCGTCGGTGAACACGCAGTTCGTGTCCATCGGCGATGCACGGCAGGTATCGGTGTCCAGCACCCTTACCTTCTGA
- the dacB gene encoding D-alanyl-D-alanine carboxypeptidase/D-alanyl-D-alanine endopeptidase, translating into MSFAKWLHTGALLAGLSFLLGGCANVSQTTTTATLDKLLADPALQGATVSLMVRDARTGATLYQHNPRTRLVPASNLKLLTTAAAMDVLGPQYRFATQLLSDGIRQGDRLTGNLYLRGLGDPTVQYADYQALAAQLASQGVRQVQGDLVFDDTWFDAERLGVDWSHDDETTYYGAQISALTVAPNTDFDAGSVLVTAKAPVRVGQPVSVDIYPPTHYLQLSNGAVSGPGNSYGINRRHGTNLLQLSGAVAPGRQSQQLVSVWEPTQLVANLFEHALAQQGITVQGRRVMGGASPAAVTMLAEHQSAPLQALIVPLLKLSNNSMSEALLKAMGRQTANSGTAAAGAVAVAGFLKRQGLDTTTLSQVDGSGLSRRNLVSSQSLTEVLLAAGKQPWFNAWYNALPIAGNTDRMTGGSLRYRLRGTPVENNLHAKTGSMGGVSSLSGYVTDAHGRRLVFSMLSNNYVVDGAQIKALEDRMAVALARWDD; encoded by the coding sequence ATGTCTTTTGCCAAATGGTTACACACCGGCGCCCTGCTGGCCGGCTTGAGTTTTTTACTGGGCGGCTGCGCCAATGTTTCGCAAACCACCACTACCGCGACGCTCGACAAGCTGCTGGCCGACCCGGCGCTGCAAGGCGCCACCGTCTCGCTGATGGTGCGCGATGCCCGCACTGGGGCCACGCTCTATCAGCACAACCCACGCACACGCTTGGTGCCCGCGTCCAACCTCAAGCTGCTGACCACCGCCGCAGCGATGGATGTGCTGGGCCCGCAATACCGTTTCGCCACGCAACTGTTGAGCGATGGCATCCGCCAGGGCGACCGTCTTACCGGCAATCTCTACCTGCGCGGCCTGGGGGATCCGACTGTTCAGTACGCCGACTATCAGGCGCTGGCGGCGCAATTGGCCAGCCAGGGCGTGCGTCAGGTGCAGGGCGACCTGGTGTTTGACGACACCTGGTTCGATGCTGAGCGCTTGGGTGTCGACTGGTCCCATGATGATGAAACTACCTACTACGGCGCGCAGATTTCCGCGCTGACGGTGGCGCCCAACACGGATTTTGATGCTGGCAGCGTGTTGGTCACCGCCAAGGCGCCGGTGCGGGTTGGCCAGCCTGTCAGCGTGGACATCTATCCGCCTACCCATTACCTGCAACTGAGCAACGGCGCCGTCAGTGGGCCGGGCAACAGCTATGGGATAAACCGCCGGCATGGCACCAACTTGTTGCAGCTCAGCGGCGCGGTGGCACCGGGGCGGCAGAGCCAGCAACTGGTCAGCGTCTGGGAGCCGACGCAACTGGTAGCCAATCTGTTTGAACACGCCCTGGCACAACAGGGCATTACGGTGCAGGGGCGTCGCGTGATGGGCGGGGCGAGCCCGGCGGCGGTGACGATGCTGGCCGAGCATCAATCGGCGCCGTTGCAGGCGTTGATCGTGCCGCTGCTCAAACTCTCGAACAACAGCATGTCCGAAGCCTTGCTCAAGGCCATGGGGCGCCAGACCGCCAACAGCGGCACGGCGGCGGCGGGCGCAGTGGCGGTGGCCGGCTTTCTCAAACGCCAGGGGCTGGACACCACGACGCTCAGTCAGGTCGACGGCTCCGGCCTGTCCCGGCGTAACCTGGTGTCGTCGCAATCCCTTACCGAGGTGCTGCTGGCCGCCGGCAAACAGCCGTGGTTCAACGCCTGGTACAACGCGTTGCCGATTGCCGGCAACACCGACCGCATGACCGGTGGTAGCCTGCGCTATCGCTTGCGCGGCACGCCGGTGGAAAACAACCTGCATGCCAAGACCGGCTCCATGGGCGGCGTGTCGTCACTGAGCGGCTACGTCACCGACGCCCATGGGCGCAGGCTGGTGTTCTCGATGCTGAGCAACAACTATGTGGTGGACGGCGCGCAGATCAAAGCGCTGGAAGACCGCATGGCAGTGGCGCTGGCGCGCTGGGACGATTGA
- a CDS encoding IclR family transcriptional regulator produces MEKPRDTGKQKVRSAEVGTDILKALAQLSPSTSLSRLADHVQMPASKVHRYLQALIASGFAEQNTATNHYGLGREALRVGLAALGSMDVLKVGALPLAELRDELNETCFLAVWGNQGATVVQIEPAVRAVTVVTQLGSVLPLLSSSTGLVFSAYLPARETVELREREIQAGTAHALADDAAYATLCEQIRSRGLHFVHGLLMPGVDALSAPVFNATGHVAAVMTVVGPTSLFHADEDGAAAQHLLAATRAVSWRMGYQP; encoded by the coding sequence ATGGAAAAGCCCCGCGACACCGGTAAACAGAAAGTCCGCTCGGCCGAGGTGGGCACCGATATCCTCAAGGCCCTGGCGCAACTGTCGCCCTCCACCTCGTTGTCGCGCCTGGCCGACCATGTGCAGATGCCGGCGAGCAAGGTCCACCGCTACTTGCAGGCGCTGATCGCGTCGGGCTTTGCCGAACAGAACACGGCCACCAACCACTATGGGCTGGGCCGTGAAGCGTTGCGCGTGGGCCTGGCGGCGCTGGGCAGCATGGATGTGTTGAAGGTCGGCGCACTGCCGCTGGCGGAGCTGCGCGATGAGTTGAATGAAACCTGCTTTCTGGCGGTGTGGGGCAATCAGGGGGCGACTGTGGTGCAGATCGAACCGGCGGTGCGCGCCGTCACCGTGGTGACACAGCTGGGTTCAGTCTTGCCGCTGCTCAGCTCATCCACCGGCCTGGTGTTCAGCGCCTACCTGCCGGCGCGGGAGACCGTGGAATTGCGTGAACGCGAGATTCAGGCCGGCACCGCCCACGCCTTGGCGGACGATGCGGCCTACGCCACGCTCTGCGAACAGATCCGCAGCCGTGGCCTGCATTTTGTGCATGGCTTGCTGATGCCCGGGGTGGATGCGTTATCAGCGCCCGTGTTCAACGCGACCGGGCACGTGGCGGCGGTGATGACGGTGGTCGGCCCCACCTCGCTGTTTCACGCCGATGAAGACGGTGCGGCGGCGCAGCATTTGCTGGCGGCGACCCGGGCCGTGAGTTGGCGCATGGGCTATCAACCCTGA
- the hmgA gene encoding homogentisate 1,2-dioxygenase, translated as MNLDYLSGFGNEFASEALPGALPVGQNSPQKAPYGLYTELFSGTAFTMARSEARRTWLYRIQPSANHPAFIKLERQLAGGPLGAVTPNRLRWNPLEVPGEPTDFIDGLAGMVANAGSEKPSGISIYHYRANRSMERVFFNADGEWLIVPEQGRLRIVTELGVLEVEPLEIVVLPRGLKFRVELLDAQARGYVAENHGAPLRLPDLGPIGSNGLANPRDFLTPVAHYEDLKQPTTLVQKFLGELWACELDHSPLNVVAWHGNNVPYKYDLRRFNTLGTVSFDHPDPSIFTVLTSPTSVHGLANLDFVIFPPRWMVAENTFRPPWFHRNLMNEYMGLIQGAYDAKAEGFLPGGASLHSCMSAHGPDGETCTRAINAELAPHKIDNTMAFMFETSQVLRPTQFALQCPQLQPSYDACWAALPATFNPNRR; from the coding sequence ATGAACCTCGACTACCTGTCGGGCTTTGGCAATGAATTTGCCAGCGAAGCCTTGCCTGGCGCGCTGCCCGTTGGCCAGAACTCGCCGCAGAAAGCGCCCTACGGGCTCTACACCGAACTGTTCTCCGGCACCGCATTTACCATGGCGCGCAGCGAAGCGCGGCGTACCTGGCTGTACCGCATCCAGCCGTCGGCCAATCACCCGGCCTTTATCAAGCTGGAGCGGCAATTGGCCGGCGGGCCCCTGGGCGCGGTGACGCCCAACCGGTTGCGCTGGAACCCGTTGGAAGTGCCAGGTGAGCCGACCGACTTTATCGACGGGCTCGCAGGCATGGTAGCCAACGCCGGGTCGGAAAAACCCTCAGGCATCAGCATCTACCACTACCGTGCCAATCGGTCGATGGAACGGGTGTTTTTCAACGCCGACGGCGAATGGTTGATCGTGCCCGAACAGGGCCGGTTGCGTATCGTCACTGAGCTGGGCGTGCTGGAAGTCGAGCCGCTGGAAATTGTGGTGTTGCCACGCGGTCTCAAATTTCGCGTCGAACTGCTCGACGCCCAGGCACGCGGCTACGTCGCCGAAAACCACGGCGCGCCGCTGCGCCTGCCGGACCTTGGCCCGATCGGCAGCAACGGCCTGGCCAACCCGCGCGACTTCCTGACGCCGGTCGCGCACTACGAAGACCTCAAGCAACCGACCACCCTGGTGCAGAAGTTCCTTGGCGAGCTGTGGGCCTGCGAGCTCGACCATTCGCCGCTCAACGTGGTCGCCTGGCACGGCAACAACGTGCCGTACAAATACGACCTGCGCCGCTTCAACACCCTCGGCACGGTGAGCTTCGATCACCCGGATCCGTCGATTTTCACCGTCCTGACCTCGCCCACCAGCGTGCATGGCCTGGCCAACCTCGACTTCGTGATCTTCCCGCCGCGCTGGATGGTGGCCGAGAACACCTTCCGGCCGCCGTGGTTCCACCGCAACCTGATGAACGAATACATGGGCCTGATCCAGGGCGCGTACGACGCCAAGGCCGAGGGCTTCCTGCCCGGTGGCGCGTCGTTGCACAGCTGCATGAGCGCCCATGGCCCGGATGGCGAAACCTGCACCCGGGCGATCAATGCCGAGCTGGCACCGCACAAGATCGATAACACCATGGCCTTCATGTTCGAGACCAGCCAGGTGCTGCGCCCCACCCAGTTCGCCTTGCAATGTCCGCAATTGCAGCCCTCTTACGACGCATGCTGGGCCGCGCTGCCCGCCACCTTCAATCCGAATCGGAGATAA
- the fahA gene encoding fumarylacetoacetase, with amino-acid sequence MTQPTQTRSWVASANGHADFPLQNLPLGVFSINGSAPRSGVAIGDAILDLHAALDAFEGEARRAVEATAGGQLNAFFELGRGPRVALRERLLELLAEDSTLQTREARVLHRAADCQMHLPARINDYTDFYVGIEHAQNVGKLFRPDNPLLPNYKYVPIGYHGRASTIRPSGTEVRRPKGQTLPAGQSEPTFGPCARLDYELELGIWIGQGNAMGDSIAIGDAAEHIAGFCLLNDWSARDIQAWEYQPLGPFLSKSFITSISPWVVTAEALEPFRKAQPPRPEGDPQPLPYLLDVRDQKAGAFDIELEVLLTTASMREQNLPAHRLTLSNTQHMYWTVAQMVAHHSVNGCQLQAGDLFGSGTLSGPQPGQFGSLLEITEGGKKPIELASGEVRKFLEDGDEIILRARCHREGFASIGFGECRGIVVAAR; translated from the coding sequence ATGACTCAACCAACGCAGACCCGCAGCTGGGTGGCCTCGGCCAACGGTCACGCGGACTTCCCCCTGCAGAACCTGCCGCTGGGTGTGTTCAGCATCAATGGTTCGGCGCCGCGCAGTGGCGTGGCGATTGGCGACGCGATCCTCGACCTGCACGCGGCGCTGGACGCATTTGAGGGTGAGGCCCGGCGCGCAGTGGAAGCCACCGCCGGTGGCCAGTTGAACGCCTTTTTTGAACTCGGTCGCGGTCCCCGCGTGGCGTTGCGCGAGCGCCTGCTGGAACTGCTGGCCGAAGACAGCACCCTGCAAACCCGTGAGGCGCGGGTCTTGCACCGCGCCGCCGATTGCCAGATGCACCTGCCAGCCAGGATCAATGACTACACCGACTTCTACGTTGGTATCGAACACGCGCAGAACGTCGGCAAACTGTTCCGTCCCGACAACCCGCTGTTGCCCAACTACAAGTACGTGCCGATTGGCTACCACGGCCGTGCCTCGACCATTCGCCCCTCGGGCACCGAGGTGCGTCGTCCCAAAGGCCAGACCTTGCCCGCCGGCCAGTCCGAGCCGACGTTCGGCCCCTGCGCACGCCTGGACTATGAGTTGGAACTGGGTATCTGGATCGGCCAGGGCAATGCCATGGGCGACTCAATCGCCATTGGCGATGCGGCCGAACATATCGCCGGCTTCTGCCTGCTCAACGACTGGTCGGCGCGGGATATCCAGGCCTGGGAATACCAGCCGCTCGGGCCGTTCCTGTCCAAGAGCTTCATCACCAGCATCTCGCCGTGGGTAGTCACGGCCGAAGCGCTGGAGCCATTTCGCAAGGCGCAACCGCCGCGCCCCGAAGGCGATCCGCAGCCGCTGCCGTACCTGCTGGACGTTCGCGACCAGAAGGCCGGCGCCTTCGATATCGAGTTGGAAGTGCTGCTGACCACCGCATCAATGCGTGAACAGAACCTGCCGGCCCATCGCCTGACCTTGAGTAACACCCAGCATATGTATTGGACCGTGGCGCAAATGGTGGCGCACCACAGCGTCAACGGTTGCCAATTGCAAGCCGGTGACCTGTTTGGTTCGGGGACCTTGTCGGGGCCGCAGCCGGGGCAGTTCGGCAGCCTGCTGGAAATCACCGAAGGCGGCAAAAAGCCGATTGAACTGGCGTCCGGCGAGGTGCGCAAGTTCCTCGAAGACGGCGATGAAATTATCCTGCGTGCCCGCTGCCATCGTGAAGGCTTCGCCTCCATCGGTTTCGGTGAATGCCGTGGCATCGTGGTCGCCGCACGCTGA
- the maiA gene encoding maleylacetoacetate isomerase, translating into MELYTYYRSTASYRVRIALALKGLDFTAVPVNLLVPAGGANRQPEYLAINPQGRVPALRIDEGALLIQSQAIIEYLEECYPQAPLLSKDLVARAHERALASIIACDIHPLHNSSTQNLLRKWGHDEEQLLEWIGHWISQGLGAVEQLIGDTGFCFGQQPGMADAFLIPQLYAAERFKVPLGAYPRIGRVAALAAQHQAFMQAHPANQPDTP; encoded by the coding sequence ATGGAACTGTATACGTACTACCGTTCTACCGCGTCGTACCGGGTGCGCATCGCCCTGGCCCTCAAGGGCCTGGATTTCACGGCGGTGCCGGTCAATTTGCTGGTGCCGGCCGGCGGCGCCAATCGCCAGCCCGAGTACCTGGCGATCAATCCGCAAGGGCGCGTGCCGGCCTTGCGGATTGATGAGGGGGCGCTGCTGATCCAGTCACAGGCGATCATCGAGTACTTGGAGGAATGTTATCCACAGGCGCCGTTGCTCTCAAAAGACCTGGTCGCTCGAGCCCATGAACGCGCATTGGCGTCGATCATCGCCTGCGATATCCATCCGTTGCATAACTCCAGTACTCAGAACCTGCTACGCAAGTGGGGGCACGATGAGGAGCAATTGCTGGAGTGGATTGGGCATTGGATCAGCCAGGGCCTGGGCGCGGTGGAGCAGTTGATTGGCGACACAGGATTCTGCTTTGGCCAGCAGCCGGGCATGGCGGACGCGTTTCTGATTCCCCAGTTGTATGCCGCCGAACGTTTCAAGGTGCCATTGGGTGCGTACCCGCGCATCGGCCGAGTGGCGGCGTTGGCGGCCCAACATCAAGCCTTCATGCAGGCCCACCCCGCCAACCAACCTGATACCCCATAG